The following nucleotide sequence is from Campylobacter anatolicus.
ATATAAAAAGGATCATAGGTGAATGAAATACAATTATATCTATTTATAGCGATAGTAGCTGGCTTTGTGCTATATATGAATATCCAAAAACTAACACGCAATATAGATAAAACACAAGCACAAAACCTATCATCAAATACCCACTCACTAAGTGTTGATGAAGTGATTGATACACGCAAATATCAGCATTTTTGTGATGCGATTGATATCCAGATTCGTGAGATAAAACAAAAGGGGCTTTATGATGGCAAACTAAAAAATGATGAGTTAAAAGATAGCTTTTTAGAGTCTTTAAGCAACCTTAGCAAAAAGCTAACATTTATACAAACAATGAATTTAAACACAAAAAATCCACAAAAATGGGAAAATGAGATAACAGAGCTACTTGAGCGATTAACGGTGATTATAGATGAAAATTTAAAAGATAGTGAAGCTATAAATGATGAAGTTAGGGATAATTTAAAAGTAGCGTTTGAAAATTTGTAAATTTATGGAGCGGGAAACGAGAATCGAACTCGCGACCCCAACCTTGGGAAGGTCGTGCTCTACCCCTGAGCTATTCCCGCATTTTAAAAGCTAAATGTATTTTAGCTAAAATTTATAAATTCCAGCTAAAATACATAAAATTTTACTCACTATTTTATGTATTTATCTTTAAGCATTTTTATACGTTTATATGAAATATCTATCCGCTCTCTGCTTATCTTTTTTTCACTAATTGCGTCTATTATGTGTTGTGTGACTATGTCAGCTGTGCGACGATCGCCTATTTTAAACTCACTAAATAATAATATATCGCCACCTGCATTTATAAATTTAATAATCTTTTGTTTAAGTGGCTCATCACCAGCACCAAGCATCAGCATATCATCGCTTATAACAACGCCATTATATCCCAACTCGTCACGCAATATGCCACTTATTACCGCCTTTGAAAGCGTGGCGGGATTGCTCTCATCTACATCTTTTACAAAAAGGTGCCCGACCATAATCATATCCGCCCTATGACTCATCTCACGATACGGTAAAAGTGCGTTTCTGTCAATATTTACGATACTTTTTTGTTTGTGAGAGTCTTGTCGTGAATTGCCGTGTCCTGGAAAGTGTTTAAGTGTCGTCATAATGTTATTTTGAGCAAAAGCTCTTATAAAAACATCTGCATAAAATATAACTTTACTAGCATTTTCGCTAAACGCCCTACCTCTTGCACCGATAATTGGTGAGTCATCATCGTGCAGATCAACAACTGGAGCAAAATTTAAATTTACGCCAATTTGAGCTAAACTTTGAGCCATTTTTACATAAAGCTCAGCTGCTTGATTTATATTAAGGCTACTTGCAACCTCCCTAGCACTTGGATAGGCACTCCCGAAACTAACGTCTTTCATACGTGTTACATTACCACCCTCTTCATCAATCGCTATAAAAATTTTTGGTTGTTTTGCCTTTATTGCAGTATTTAGTGCAGTTAGTTGAGCCTTATCTTGCACATTTCTACTAAGTAACATCACGCCACCAAAACGCCCATATCCGGCGTCGCTTAGCATAGCTCTCACACTTGCATCTTTGGTACTTTTGCCATCAAACCCCACTATAATCATCTGTGAAACTTTTTGGCGTAATGTCGGCTCAGCAGCATTTGAGCTTAACGTAAAAAACGCTATAAAAAATAGCTTAAAAACTTTCATTTTCGCACTAAAAGAGACTTTAAGCTCTCATAAACATCTTTACCATCAAGCATCTTAACTACCTCATCAACTATGGGTGTATAAATGCCATTTTGTTGGCTTAAATTTGCTATCGCACGTGCAGTATCTACGCCTTCAGCGATCTCGCCAAGCTCATTTAAAATTTTCTCAAGCTTTTCATTTTTAGCGATACCTAGTCCCACACGATAGTTGCGTGAAAGTATGCTTGAAGCTGTTAAGAACAGATCTCCAGCCCCACTAAGCCCTAAAAATGTCTCGTCTTTTGCATCAAAAAATTTACCAAATCTAGCCATCTCAACAAGCCCGCGTGATATCAGACTAGCTCGTGCGTTGTTACCAAGTCCTAGCCCATCGCATATCCCACCAGCTATGGCTATGACATTTTTATATGCACCGCAAACCTCTGCACCAATGACATCATCAGAAGTGTAAGCCTTTATATATTTTGGAAAAAAACTAGCAAATTTTGCTGCAAGTTCTGCATTATAAGAGTTTATGACTAAGGCACAAGGTAGCTGTTTTTCAACCTCTTTAGCAAACGTTGGTCCAGACAAAAAGGCTAAATTTTTGCTCGACACAAACTCTTCGTAAATTTCATTTAAAAATCGTGAGCTTTTAGTCTCTATTCCTTTGCTTGCTACTAAAATTTTCTGTCCACTATCTTTAAAATTTTGTGTTAACCACTCACCGATACTTTGTGTAGGTATAGTAAATACAAGATATTTACATCTTAATGCCTCATCAAGTGAGACAAAATTTCTCATCTCTCGCGGAGTACGTGAGCTAATTATACACTCATTTTCCTGTGATAATGCGTGAAATAACGCACTTCCCCACTTTCCAGCACCGATGATGGCGATCTTTTCACTCATTTTATCTCCGTTTGATCTCACAATTTAAGCACATTAAAATACCAAACTTAGCTTAATT
It contains:
- a CDS encoding glycoside hydrolase family 3 N-terminal domain-containing protein is translated as MKVFKLFFIAFFTLSSNAAEPTLRQKVSQMIIVGFDGKSTKDASVRAMLSDAGYGRFGGVMLLSRNVQDKAQLTALNTAIKAKQPKIFIAIDEEGGNVTRMKDVSFGSAYPSAREVASSLNINQAAELYVKMAQSLAQIGVNLNFAPVVDLHDDDSPIIGARGRAFSENASKVIFYADVFIRAFAQNNIMTTLKHFPGHGNSRQDSHKQKSIVNIDRNALLPYREMSHRADMIMVGHLFVKDVDESNPATLSKAVISGILRDELGYNGVVISDDMLMLGAGDEPLKQKIIKFINAGGDILLFSEFKIGDRRTADIVTQHIIDAISEKKISRERIDISYKRIKMLKDKYIK
- a CDS encoding NAD(P)H-dependent glycerol-3-phosphate dehydrogenase, with the protein product MSEKIAIIGAGKWGSALFHALSQENECIISSRTPREMRNFVSLDEALRCKYLVFTIPTQSIGEWLTQNFKDSGQKILVASKGIETKSSRFLNEIYEEFVSSKNLAFLSGPTFAKEVEKQLPCALVINSYNAELAAKFASFFPKYIKAYTSDDVIGAEVCGAYKNVIAIAGGICDGLGLGNNARASLISRGLVEMARFGKFFDAKDETFLGLSGAGDLFLTASSILSRNYRVGLGIAKNEKLEKILNELGEIAEGVDTARAIANLSQQNGIYTPIVDEVVKMLDGKDVYESLKSLLVRK